The Prodigiosinella aquatilis region TCGTCATGGTCAGTCCCGTTATTTGCTAGGTGTGGGGGCAGCACTGTTAATCAGTGGGACATTGCTGTTAGCCAGTCATGTTGAAGCGGATATTGTACCTGCAGGTTTGATAGCCGCAGGTGTTGTTGCCTGGTTGATTGGTTGGCGTTGTACTCGTTGAATAAGATCATAATCAGTAGCATGATTACCGTTTATAATAGTGGTGATCTTGATAGTTATCCCTTGTATAAAGAGGTAAAGCGTTATGGGCGGTATTAGTATTCCTAGTTTGTTGATCATCGCGGTCATCGTGGTGTTGTTGTTTGGCACCAATAAGCTGAGAACGTTGGGATCAGATCTCGGTGCTTCCATTAAGGGCTTTAAAAAAGCTATCAGTGAAGAGCCGTCATCTGCCGACGACGAAAAAACACAGCAAGATGCTGACTTTGCGACTAAATCCATTGCGGATCAAAAGCCGGAAGCCAAGCAGGAAGAGAAGAGCAAGAATAAAGAACAGGTGTAATCTGTGTTTGATATCGGGTTTAGTGAACTGCTGCTGGTGATGATAATCGGCCTGGTAGTCTTGGGGCCGGAGAGATTGCCTATCGCAGTAAGAACGGTTGCCGGTTGGATCAGAACACTGCGCTCATTGGCTTCTACCGTACAAAATGAGTTATCACAGGAATTGAAGTTGCAGGAATTGCAGGACAGCCTGAAAAAAGTAGAGCAGGCCAGTAGCCTGAGTAATTTATCTCCAGAGCTTAAAGCTTCCATGGATGAACTGAAAGAAGCCGCCGAAGCCATGAAACGCAGCTATGTTGCCAAACCTGAGCATACGGTTCCTGTGGAGCAGCTGAACGATCCTGAAGTCATCTATGACGGGGTTGTAGAACAGGAAGAGACACCGGTTACTCCTGTGATAACTCCGCCATTGGAAAACATGCCAGATACAGTAGTACCTGAGTCCGATAAAAAAATAAAACCTGAGCAAATTGCTGCGGTTCCCACTTCTCAACTAGGTGATGATCATTAGTGTATGGCCGTTGATGAAACACAACCGCTGATTAGCCATCTGATCGAGCTGAGAAAGCGGTTAATAAATAGCATTATCTGTGTGCTGGTCGTGTTCTTGGCGCTGATCTATTTTGCTAATGACATTTATCAGATTGTCTCTGCTCCATTGATCAAACAGCTTCCTGCTGGCGCGAG contains the following coding sequences:
- the tatB gene encoding Sec-independent protein translocase protein TatB encodes the protein MFDIGFSELLLVMIIGLVVLGPERLPIAVRTVAGWIRTLRSLASTVQNELSQELKLQELQDSLKKVEQASSLSNLSPELKASMDELKEAAEAMKRSYVAKPEHTVPVEQLNDPEVIYDGVVEQEETPVTPVITPPLENMPDTVVPESDKKIKPEQIAAVPTSQLGDDH
- the tatA gene encoding Sec-independent protein translocase subunit TatA, with amino-acid sequence MGGISIPSLLIIAVIVVLLFGTNKLRTLGSDLGASIKGFKKAISEEPSSADDEKTQQDADFATKSIADQKPEAKQEEKSKNKEQV